In Terriglobus sp. TAA 43, a single window of DNA contains:
- a CDS encoding AlpA family transcriptional regulator: MASNRGDRSPIVGSLVPLTKKEIGTDAHSHVLRGRGRFLRLPQVTDTVGLSKTSIYEMIKREAFPSPVPIGKRAVGWIEEEIRDWAEEQIRLRTLQRRHSTKASDQTVRSLRKTA; this comes from the coding sequence ATGGCTTCAAACCGTGGTGATCGATCTCCCATCGTAGGTTCTCTTGTCCCCTTGACGAAAAAAGAGATCGGGACCGATGCGCACTCGCATGTTCTGCGCGGTCGTGGTCGATTCCTTCGATTGCCACAGGTGACGGATACCGTTGGACTGTCGAAAACAAGTATTTACGAAATGATCAAACGAGAAGCGTTTCCGTCTCCGGTTCCGATCGGAAAACGCGCAGTGGGGTGGATTGAAGAAGAAATCAGGGATTGGGCGGAAGAACAAATTCGTCTCAGAACTTTGCAACGTCGCCATTCAACCAAGGCATCGGATCAAACGGTTCGGAGCCTCAGGAAGACGGCCTAG
- a CDS encoding integrase arm-type DNA-binding domain-containing protein: MALTTREIETAKATVKPYKLTDGSGLCLLVTSSGSKLWRWRYYFQGKEKMMALGEYPLVSLKEARDLHFAARKTLGSGVDPMEERKVDAATKQEHAKTLLRRAESSVEKVARKWWDTWSTGKSPRHAAQVMRRLEADVFPVIGHKFVDDVKAADVRELVLAIEDRGARDVAKRAQETIGQIFRFAIANGLATRNPAADFKPSDILKPAMEMNFARVDESDLPELLAKMWTYKGDILTIYAMRLMAYLWVRTSELIEADWAEFELEKEKWEIPRERMKKRRPHIVPLPHQAVTILRDLSIRTGNGTKVFPGANDKDKTMSNNTILFALYRLGYKGEMTGHGFRGIASTVLYESNLFEEDWIEMQLAHVEENKVKGAYNKAKYIKQRAKMMQWWADYVDTQLAKGIAALAN; this comes from the coding sequence ATGGCACTCACGACCCGCGAAATCGAGACTGCGAAGGCTACTGTAAAGCCATACAAACTGACCGACGGTAGTGGCCTCTGTCTACTCGTCACATCGTCTGGCTCCAAGCTATGGAGATGGCGATACTACTTCCAAGGCAAAGAGAAGATGATGGCCTTAGGCGAGTACCCTCTCGTCTCATTGAAGGAGGCTCGCGATCTACATTTTGCTGCCCGAAAGACACTGGGTAGCGGCGTTGATCCAATGGAGGAGCGCAAGGTAGACGCAGCAACAAAACAGGAACACGCCAAGACACTTCTTCGCCGAGCAGAAAGCAGCGTCGAGAAGGTAGCCCGAAAATGGTGGGACACTTGGTCCACTGGCAAATCACCCCGACATGCCGCTCAGGTCATGCGCCGTCTTGAAGCCGATGTCTTCCCCGTTATTGGGCACAAGTTTGTCGACGACGTGAAGGCAGCCGACGTTCGCGAATTAGTGCTTGCAATTGAGGACCGCGGCGCTCGCGATGTGGCGAAACGCGCCCAAGAAACCATTGGGCAGATCTTCCGGTTCGCCATTGCGAATGGATTGGCGACGCGTAATCCAGCAGCCGACTTCAAGCCATCGGACATCTTGAAACCCGCGATGGAGATGAACTTCGCGAGGGTGGATGAAAGCGATCTTCCGGAGCTGCTGGCGAAGATGTGGACCTACAAAGGCGACATTCTGACCATCTACGCGATGCGCCTGATGGCGTACCTGTGGGTGAGGACATCGGAGCTAATTGAAGCGGACTGGGCTGAATTCGAACTCGAGAAAGAAAAATGGGAGATACCACGTGAGCGCATGAAGAAGAGGCGCCCTCACATCGTGCCGCTGCCACATCAAGCCGTCACGATTCTCCGGGATCTCTCGATTCGCACAGGGAATGGAACGAAGGTGTTTCCTGGAGCGAATGATAAGGACAAGACGATGAGCAACAACACGATCCTATTCGCTCTCTATCGCCTGGGATACAAGGGCGAGATGACCGGACATGGATTCCGAGGAATTGCATCGACTGTTTTGTATGAGTCGAACCTGTTCGAAGAGGACTGGATCGAGATGCAGCTCGCTCATGTTGAAGAGAACAAGGTCAAAGGCGCATACAACAAGGCGAAATACATCAAGCAACGAGCGAAGATGATGCAATGGTGGGCGGACTATGTCGACACGCAGTTGGCCAAAGGAATTGCAGCGCTGGCGAACTAG
- a CDS encoding ABC transporter substrate-binding protein, with the protein MSKPVFSAALLLSLLPLAACHERPDRDTVVVDIENSPTNLDIRIGSDAQAEHIGALLFDSIVRKDQHYNLQPAIATAWEWHDPLTLVLHIRDGVHFHDGKLLDASDVAWSIDSMHNGAITTAKGGNFASVDRAEVTDAHTCIVHLKKPDASLLFNMSDELSAVVEKGAGQNMGDHPIGTGPFRFVSEEQDKDVVLERNPNYWGGAPSIPRVRFAVVPDAITRALELQKGSADAASNALTGDMVAVMQKDPRLVVEAKPGSIVLYITFNATDPQLRDPRVRQAFAYAVDRPAIIQALYHGQAESQDTLLPNGHWAAPRANDSLTRYAHNIVKAKQLLEEGGYHADKNGTRIHLTLKSSTDDTMRLLAAVVQQQVRGAGIELSLRQNEFGTFYSDVTKGAFQMYVLRWVGSNEDPDIFRYAYSSAMMPPKGSNRGHYTNPRIDALIAQGAAEIDSTKRRAIYLELQRILSEDEPTLVLWSPDNIVVHSRHLQGVVPASAGSFGWLRTATLN; encoded by the coding sequence ATGAGCAAGCCCGTCTTCTCCGCGGCGCTTCTACTTAGTCTCCTGCCGTTGGCAGCGTGCCACGAGCGTCCTGACCGCGACACCGTTGTCGTCGACATTGAAAACTCACCGACCAATCTTGATATTCGTATCGGTTCTGATGCGCAGGCGGAACACATCGGAGCGCTACTCTTCGATTCCATTGTTCGCAAGGATCAGCATTACAACCTGCAACCCGCGATTGCCACTGCGTGGGAGTGGCACGATCCGCTAACACTGGTGTTGCACATCCGCGATGGCGTGCACTTTCACGATGGCAAGCTGCTCGACGCCAGTGACGTCGCATGGTCCATCGACTCGATGCACAACGGTGCAATCACCACGGCAAAAGGCGGCAACTTTGCCAGCGTCGATCGTGCAGAAGTTACAGACGCGCACACCTGCATCGTTCACCTGAAAAAACCAGATGCGAGCTTGCTCTTCAACATGAGCGATGAACTCAGCGCGGTCGTCGAGAAGGGCGCAGGGCAAAACATGGGCGATCATCCCATCGGCACTGGCCCGTTCCGCTTCGTGAGTGAGGAGCAGGACAAGGACGTGGTTCTGGAGCGCAATCCGAACTACTGGGGCGGCGCACCGTCGATCCCGCGCGTGCGCTTCGCCGTCGTTCCCGATGCCATCACACGAGCGCTCGAGTTGCAGAAAGGCTCTGCCGACGCGGCTTCCAACGCACTCACGGGCGACATGGTCGCAGTTATGCAAAAGGACCCTCGACTCGTTGTCGAAGCAAAGCCCGGCTCCATCGTTCTCTACATCACCTTCAACGCAACCGATCCGCAGCTACGCGATCCGCGCGTCCGGCAGGCGTTCGCGTACGCAGTGGATCGCCCCGCCATCATCCAAGCGCTCTATCATGGACAAGCCGAATCGCAGGACACCTTGCTACCGAACGGCCACTGGGCCGCACCGCGCGCAAACGATTCCCTCACGCGCTACGCGCACAACATTGTCAAGGCAAAGCAGCTTCTGGAAGAAGGGGGCTACCACGCAGACAAGAACGGAACACGCATTCATCTCACACTGAAGAGTTCCACTGATGACACGATGCGTCTACTGGCCGCCGTGGTGCAACAACAGGTGCGCGGCGCGGGCATCGAATTGTCGCTACGCCAGAACGAATTCGGCACCTTCTACTCCGACGTGACCAAAGGCGCCTTCCAGATGTACGTATTGCGCTGGGTAGGCTCCAACGAAGATCCGGATATCTTCCGCTACGCGTACAGTTCTGCGATGATGCCACCCAAAGGCTCGAACCGCGGCCATTACACGAACCCGCGCATCGACGCACTGATTGCCCAAGGCGCAGCGGAAATAGACAGCACAAAACGCCGCGCGATTTACCTGGAATTGCAGCGCATTCTGTCAGAAGACGAGCCAACATTGGTGCTATGGTCGCCGGATAATATCGTGGTTCACAGTAGGCACTTGCAGGGTGTTGTACCGGCATCGGCAGGCAGCTTCGGCTGGCTTCGCACAGCCACGCTCAACTAA
- a CDS encoding anhydro-N-acetylmuramic acid kinase gives MKTQKAMIVAGVMSGTSADGVDVALVRITPAKDAAKPRLKLLSHTEFAYPKKLREVVLASMDSPAMSTADFARLHWRLGEFYGNCIMQAQEQSGIRARLAGVHGQTIYHQGTPTKFLGEPLRCTLQIGEASEVSSRTGLPVVSDFRPADMVAGGQAAPLVPMFDRVFFAHAKRNRVLQNLGGIANMTAIPAGTDKLLAFDSGPASMVIDACMQQLFGKTFDRNGATAKRGSVIHEVLTDALKLPYFHLPAPKSCGREEFGKAYLERFIAACRRHTAKNEDIIATATALTAESILAAYRAIVWPFLGQNAPLAQSTDYIVAGGGAKNATLMKLLHNGLEPLGVTVSTTDDFGVPSQAKEAMAFALLAWLRWHERPGNVPSATGAARPAILGRITLP, from the coding sequence ATGAAGACACAGAAAGCGATGATCGTAGCTGGTGTGATGAGCGGTACATCTGCCGATGGTGTGGATGTCGCACTGGTTCGCATCACTCCAGCAAAAGATGCTGCGAAACCACGCCTGAAACTGCTCTCACATACAGAATTCGCCTATCCAAAGAAGCTTCGCGAAGTCGTACTCGCTTCTATGGACTCCCCTGCCATGAGCACCGCGGACTTCGCTCGTCTGCACTGGCGCCTTGGCGAGTTCTATGGCAACTGCATCATGCAAGCGCAAGAACAGAGCGGCATTCGTGCAAGACTTGCCGGTGTGCATGGACAGACGATCTACCACCAGGGCACACCAACGAAGTTCTTAGGAGAGCCGCTGCGCTGCACGCTACAAATCGGTGAAGCAAGCGAAGTATCGTCACGCACGGGCCTGCCTGTGGTCAGCGACTTTCGACCTGCCGACATGGTTGCGGGAGGGCAAGCCGCACCACTGGTGCCCATGTTCGATCGCGTCTTCTTTGCACACGCAAAGCGCAATCGTGTTCTGCAGAATCTTGGCGGCATCGCAAACATGACAGCCATTCCTGCAGGCACAGACAAACTGCTCGCCTTCGATAGCGGCCCCGCATCCATGGTGATCGACGCCTGCATGCAGCAACTCTTCGGCAAAACTTTTGACCGCAACGGAGCGACAGCGAAGCGTGGCAGCGTCATCCACGAAGTGCTCACCGATGCATTGAAGCTTCCCTACTTCCACTTACCAGCACCGAAAAGTTGCGGACGCGAAGAGTTCGGCAAAGCTTATCTCGAACGCTTCATCGCTGCCTGCCGTCGACATACTGCGAAGAACGAAGACATCATCGCCACCGCGACGGCACTCACGGCGGAAAGCATCCTCGCGGCCTATCGCGCCATCGTATGGCCATTCCTCGGGCAGAACGCTCCTCTCGCACAATCCACTGACTACATCGTTGCGGGCGGTGGTGCAAAGAACGCAACCCTGATGAAACTGCTGCACAACGGTCTGGAACCACTAGGCGTCACTGTCAGCACGACCGACGATTTCGGCGTCCCTTCACAGGCAAAGGAAGCCATGGCCTTCGCGCTCCTGGCCTGGCTGCGCTGGCACGAACGTCCCGGCAACGTCCCTTCCGCTACCGGAGCTGCGAGGCCCGCAATTCTGGGAAGGATCACGCTGCCATGA
- the mutS gene encoding DNA mismatch repair protein MutS: MPPEKTTVEGAKLSPMMQQFAAAKAAHPDALLFFRMGDFYELFYDDAIVASRELELTLTARDRERQQPMCGVPYHAAEAYLQRLLRKGYRIAICEQMEDPKLAKGIVKREVTRVMTPGTALDPTAAASENTFLAALTVGGDRKSSGVAMLDLSTGEFRTTEFRGVNAVNLALEEVARNRPREILLPAGLHLGNGQADLNGEDDTEADLLSGVRTRTPVEDWVFTSEYALPLLQNHYRTHSLEGFGLAGKTSAGIAAGALLHYLRATKHDEIEHLDVPRFYERTTCLELDAVSVRNLELVEPLFSGENQQTTLCYALDACRTPMGKRLLRAVILRPSIHAEEIEARHNAVAQVKNDLAARERLRRALEGVLDLERLLARLALDSAGPREIVALGRTLATLPAIHEALHDLQDGRWSALKNNFDTLVDVCTRVAQVIVEEPPLRLGEGDSIQPGVDAELDELRGLSRSGREAIAAIEERERTRTGINSLKVRFNNVFGYYLEITKANLANVPADYERKQTLVNAERFTTPELKDYERKILTAQERLGEIERRIFAALRREVLDAAPRMRDTARRLAEIDLLANFAHIAALRGWTQPEVIADSTVLEFAEARHPVVELRLEENGTGRFIPNSGYLDSDNGPSLALITGPNMGGKSTYLRMAALLVILAQSGSFVPAASMKLGLVDRIFTRIGASDNVARGRSTFMVEMTETAAILNSSTRRSLVLLDEMGRGTATYDGLSLAWATVEHLHERIGARTLFATHYHELTLLEEKLTRLKNLRVACRETPQGIVFLHHVESGAADRSYGIEVAKLAGLPREVIARARAVLKMHEKAESASIAAAGQAAQPTASPMQMTIFTPLSQRVVDRVRELDVDRMTPMEALQLLAELKREIAE; this comes from the coding sequence ATGCCCCCGGAAAAGACTACCGTCGAAGGCGCCAAGCTTTCGCCCATGATGCAGCAGTTTGCCGCCGCCAAGGCCGCGCACCCCGATGCGCTGCTGTTCTTCCGCATGGGCGACTTCTACGAACTCTTCTACGACGACGCGATTGTCGCCTCCCGCGAACTGGAACTCACCCTTACAGCGCGCGACCGCGAACGCCAGCAGCCCATGTGCGGCGTCCCCTATCACGCCGCCGAAGCCTACCTGCAACGCCTGCTCCGCAAAGGCTATCGCATCGCCATCTGCGAGCAGATGGAAGACCCCAAGCTGGCCAAAGGCATCGTCAAGCGTGAAGTCACACGCGTTATGACGCCCGGTACGGCGCTTGATCCCACAGCAGCCGCCAGCGAAAACACCTTCCTTGCCGCGTTGACCGTCGGCGGGGATCGCAAGTCTTCCGGCGTGGCCATGCTCGATCTGTCCACCGGCGAGTTCCGCACCACCGAGTTCCGCGGCGTCAACGCTGTCAATCTTGCGCTGGAAGAAGTCGCGCGCAATCGTCCACGCGAAATCCTGTTGCCCGCGGGCCTGCATCTGGGCAACGGCCAGGCTGATCTGAACGGCGAAGACGATACCGAAGCCGATCTGCTTTCAGGCGTTCGTACACGCACGCCGGTGGAGGATTGGGTCTTTACCAGCGAATACGCGCTGCCATTACTGCAGAATCACTATCGAACGCATTCACTGGAAGGCTTCGGACTCGCAGGCAAAACATCTGCCGGCATTGCAGCGGGCGCGCTGCTGCATTACCTGCGCGCAACGAAGCATGATGAGATCGAGCATCTCGACGTGCCGCGCTTCTATGAGCGCACCACATGCCTTGAACTGGATGCGGTCAGCGTGCGCAATCTGGAACTCGTTGAACCTCTGTTCAGTGGAGAGAATCAGCAGACCACACTCTGCTACGCGCTCGATGCCTGCCGCACGCCGATGGGAAAACGTCTTCTGCGTGCAGTGATTCTGCGGCCATCCATCCATGCAGAAGAGATCGAAGCAAGGCACAATGCAGTCGCACAGGTGAAGAATGATCTTGCCGCACGTGAACGACTGCGTCGCGCCTTAGAAGGCGTGCTCGATCTGGAGCGACTGCTGGCACGTCTCGCTTTGGATTCCGCAGGACCTCGCGAAATCGTTGCACTCGGACGGACACTCGCCACACTACCTGCGATCCACGAAGCTTTGCATGACTTGCAGGACGGGCGCTGGTCCGCGCTCAAGAATAACTTCGATACGCTGGTCGATGTTTGCACACGCGTTGCGCAAGTGATTGTCGAAGAGCCACCACTGCGGCTTGGTGAAGGCGACTCCATTCAACCCGGAGTAGACGCCGAACTCGACGAACTTCGCGGGCTTTCGCGCAGTGGACGCGAAGCGATCGCAGCCATTGAAGAACGCGAACGCACGCGCACCGGCATCAACAGCCTGAAGGTTCGTTTCAATAACGTCTTCGGTTACTACCTTGAGATCACCAAGGCGAACCTTGCCAACGTCCCTGCAGATTACGAACGCAAACAGACATTGGTGAATGCGGAACGTTTCACCACACCCGAGCTGAAAGATTACGAACGCAAGATCCTGACAGCGCAGGAACGGCTGGGAGAAATTGAACGTCGTATCTTCGCCGCATTGCGACGTGAAGTGCTCGACGCAGCTCCGCGTATGCGCGACACGGCTCGACGCCTTGCTGAGATTGATCTGCTGGCAAACTTCGCGCACATCGCAGCGTTGCGTGGATGGACTCAACCAGAAGTAATCGCAGACAGCACCGTTCTTGAGTTTGCAGAGGCTCGACATCCCGTAGTCGAACTTCGACTGGAAGAGAACGGCACGGGCCGCTTCATTCCCAACTCTGGCTATCTTGATAGCGACAACGGCCCGTCGCTCGCGCTCATCACGGGCCCCAACATGGGCGGTAAATCGACCTATCTGCGCATGGCCGCACTACTTGTCATCCTTGCCCAAAGTGGTTCGTTCGTTCCTGCTGCATCCATGAAGCTGGGGCTGGTCGACCGCATCTTCACGCGTATCGGTGCCAGCGATAACGTAGCGCGTGGCCGGTCCACCTTCATGGTGGAGATGACGGAAACCGCTGCCATTCTCAACTCCTCCACGCGTCGCAGCCTTGTCCTGCTCGACGAAATGGGACGCGGTACCGCCACATACGACGGCCTCTCGCTTGCATGGGCCACAGTCGAACACCTGCACGAACGCATTGGCGCGCGCACGCTGTTTGCAACGCATTATCACGAACTCACGCTGCTGGAAGAGAAGCTGACACGGTTGAAGAATCTGCGCGTGGCCTGTCGCGAAACTCCGCAGGGCATTGTCTTCCTGCATCACGTAGAGAGCGGCGCTGCCGACCGCAGCTACGGCATCGAAGTTGCCAAGCTTGCAGGCTTGCCGCGTGAGGTCATTGCACGCGCACGCGCCGTGTTGAAGATGCATGAGAAGGCGGAGTCTGCATCCATTGCGGCAGCCGGGCAAGCCGCGCAGCCAACAGCGTCGCCCATGCAGATGACCATCTTCACACCGCTCTCGCAGCGCGTTGTAGATCGCGTACGCGAGCTCGATGTAGACCGCATGACGCCCATGGAGGCACTGCAACTACTGGCCGAATTGAAGCGGGAGATTGCCGAATGA
- a CDS encoding inner membrane protein YpjD, whose amino-acid sequence MTNGILDSGHRAMFALSIFWLKVAVVLYGVASLAVLPAVLYDRPRWRAVAIPATVAALLFHFVSVAEMLRSAHHLVPVNASEIQAALGLLLAAAFLLVYAAYRTLTVGVVLLPAVFLLGLLPAFAPGTHDITVPLMNSAWLWLHIGLLLAAYAALSVSVLASVLYLIQERRLKSRSSRGILSKLPPLETTDQIALKSLLVGLPCMTAGLLIGTALAQMTYGASYFRDPKVLLSFAMWIAYVAMIAIRKSSGLRGRRAVWLSSFVFFIMLAVWSADQVSSVHQFAGRP is encoded by the coding sequence ATGACAAACGGTATACTGGATAGTGGCCACAGGGCCATGTTCGCTTTGTCGATTTTCTGGCTAAAAGTCGCTGTTGTACTGTATGGCGTTGCCTCACTGGCGGTGCTGCCTGCGGTGCTGTATGACCGTCCCCGGTGGAGAGCTGTGGCCATCCCGGCGACGGTGGCGGCTTTGCTATTCCATTTCGTCTCCGTTGCGGAGATGCTGCGATCCGCGCATCATCTTGTTCCGGTCAACGCGAGTGAGATTCAGGCGGCTTTGGGGCTGCTTCTGGCTGCGGCGTTTCTACTGGTCTACGCGGCCTATCGGACACTGACTGTGGGCGTGGTCCTGCTGCCTGCCGTGTTTCTGTTGGGATTATTGCCCGCCTTTGCACCCGGAACGCATGACATCACCGTGCCGTTGATGAATTCCGCATGGCTGTGGCTGCATATCGGGCTGCTGTTGGCGGCGTATGCGGCGTTGTCTGTCAGCGTTTTGGCCAGTGTGCTGTATCTGATTCAGGAGCGCAGGCTGAAGTCGCGTTCGTCTCGAGGCATTCTCAGTAAGCTGCCGCCGCTGGAGACAACGGACCAAATCGCGCTGAAGTCATTGCTGGTGGGTTTGCCCTGCATGACGGCGGGCCTGCTGATCGGCACAGCCCTGGCGCAGATGACGTATGGCGCGTCGTACTTTCGCGATCCGAAGGTGTTGCTTAGCTTCGCCATGTGGATTGCCTACGTGGCGATGATTGCCATCCGTAAATCCAGCGGTCTGCGTGGACGCCGCGCCGTGTGGCTGTCGTCGTTTGTGTTCTTCATCATGCTCGCCGTTTGGTCAGCAGACCAGGTGAGCAGCGTGCACCAGTTTGCGGGGCGCCCGTGA
- the hemA gene encoding glutamyl-tRNA reductase, which yields MSLSLLGVNHKSAPIDVRERLAIAPDQLADAIRSLVQHPGVHEGLILSTCNRVELLTEHESASDVRAFLSDYFAVPQSTLAPHLYEFREDEAVRHLFRVASSLDSLVVGEPQILGQVKESYSVAREVGAVSSTLERLLQSAFTVAKKVRTETEIGSSSVSIASVAADLAKQIFGSLKGKQILLVGAGKMSELAARHLIAQGATGILVANRTPERAQKLAEQFHGLAVPFADLHQHAPKADIIVTGTGSHKHLFNVRDAQEILHKRRGRPVFFIDIAVPRDVEPAVNGVDGAFVYSVDDLQQVAAENLTARSEEAAAAERIVSDEVSRYQQRLQTLDAVPGILALQQHAEQLRLAELDRARARLAGLTAEQQEAVEALTRSMMNKFLHAPMTGLRKSANDGDAAAVDIIRRMFSRDR from the coding sequence GTGAGCCTGAGCCTGCTGGGTGTAAACCACAAGAGCGCGCCGATTGATGTTCGCGAGCGCCTCGCCATCGCGCCGGATCAGCTTGCCGATGCGATTCGTTCGCTGGTGCAGCATCCGGGCGTGCATGAGGGGTTGATCCTCTCCACCTGCAACCGTGTGGAACTGCTTACGGAGCATGAGTCTGCAAGCGATGTTCGCGCGTTTCTTTCGGACTACTTCGCGGTGCCGCAATCCACGCTGGCGCCGCACCTGTACGAGTTCCGTGAGGACGAGGCAGTCCGCCATCTGTTCCGCGTTGCGTCGTCATTGGATAGCCTCGTCGTTGGTGAGCCGCAGATTCTTGGCCAGGTGAAGGAAAGCTATTCCGTCGCACGGGAAGTGGGTGCCGTCTCCTCCACGCTGGAACGCCTTCTGCAGTCAGCGTTCACGGTCGCAAAGAAGGTGCGCACGGAGACGGAAATTGGTTCTTCGTCGGTATCCATTGCGTCGGTTGCGGCGGATCTCGCGAAGCAGATCTTCGGGTCCCTGAAAGGGAAGCAGATTCTGCTGGTAGGAGCTGGCAAGATGAGCGAACTTGCTGCTCGTCACCTGATCGCGCAGGGAGCGACCGGCATTCTGGTTGCGAATCGCACGCCGGAGCGCGCGCAAAAACTTGCAGAGCAGTTTCACGGCCTTGCGGTGCCTTTTGCCGATCTGCACCAGCACGCGCCAAAGGCCGACATTATCGTGACCGGCACCGGCTCGCATAAGCACTTGTTCAACGTGCGCGATGCGCAGGAGATTCTGCACAAGCGTCGCGGACGGCCCGTGTTCTTTATCGACATTGCCGTGCCTCGCGACGTGGAACCCGCAGTAAACGGTGTGGATGGAGCGTTTGTTTACTCCGTGGACGACCTGCAGCAGGTAGCCGCAGAGAATCTGACGGCGCGATCCGAAGAGGCGGCGGCGGCGGAACGCATCGTCTCCGACGAAGTCAGCCGGTATCAGCAACGTTTACAGACGCTGGACGCTGTTCCCGGCATCCTAGCTTTACAGCAACATGCGGAGCAACTGCGCCTTGCGGAATTGGATCGTGCGCGCGCAAGGCTAGCCGGTTTGACCGCAGAGCAGCAGGAGGCCGTGGAAGCGCTGACGCGTTCCATGATGAACAAATTCCTGCACGCTCCTATGACCGGCCTGCGAAAGAGCGCGAATGACGGCGATGCCGCTGCGGTGGACATTATTCGTCGCATGTTTTCACGCGATCGCTAA
- the hemC gene encoding hydroxymethylbilane synthase — MHLRIGSRGSRLALWQSNHIAAHLRALGHTTEILIIRTTGDRMQDPAFAATIIGPDGKTPANVDGKGIFIKEIEEALAAGTIDLAVHSLKDLPTELDAQFTLAAIPERADPRDVLLVPDWLQIHTLPANARIGTTSPRRMAQLRALNPEFQFVAIRGNIDTRIRKLGRGDCDALVLAAAGIDRLGTRLLKPVELDPQHPEFGRAPHIECVTHPDHDHLADHDHGEELPGQADWIRQRFDPEMLCPSPGQGALAIETRAGDARTIAAIQVLDDGTTRYAVESERWLLHALGGGCSLPVGALCIQEQGRAKLHAVVAAPDGECVVTAMLYAAEGESAESFGSRGAKVLIDQGAREVLAEGFAGVEAE, encoded by the coding sequence ATGCACCTGCGAATTGGTTCCCGCGGCTCGCGGCTCGCGTTATGGCAAAGCAATCACATCGCTGCGCACCTGCGCGCGCTGGGACACACCACTGAGATTCTGATTATCCGCACCACGGGGGACCGTATGCAGGACCCCGCCTTTGCCGCGACGATCATCGGCCCCGATGGCAAAACACCAGCCAATGTGGACGGCAAAGGCATCTTCATCAAGGAAATTGAAGAAGCACTTGCGGCTGGAACGATTGACCTTGCGGTCCATTCGTTGAAAGATCTTCCCACGGAGCTGGATGCACAGTTCACGCTGGCGGCGATTCCGGAACGTGCCGATCCGCGTGATGTTCTGCTGGTTCCGGACTGGCTGCAGATTCACACGCTGCCTGCGAATGCGCGTATTGGCACGACATCACCACGTCGCATGGCGCAGTTGCGCGCTCTCAATCCAGAGTTCCAGTTTGTAGCCATCCGCGGCAACATCGACACGCGCATCCGCAAGCTGGGACGTGGGGATTGCGATGCCCTGGTGCTGGCCGCCGCGGGAATCGATCGTCTTGGAACGAGGCTGTTGAAACCCGTGGAGCTCGATCCGCAGCATCCGGAGTTTGGCCGCGCGCCGCACATCGAATGCGTCACGCATCCGGATCACGATCATCTTGCCGACCACGACCACGGAGAAGAGCTTCCGGGCCAGGCGGACTGGATTCGTCAGCGTTTTGATCCAGAGATGCTGTGTCCTTCACCGGGGCAGGGTGCGCTTGCGATTGAAACACGCGCTGGCGACGCAAGGACCATTGCTGCTATCCAGGTGCTGGACGATGGGACCACGCGTTACGCCGTAGAAAGCGAGCGTTGGCTGCTGCACGCGTTAGGTGGGGGATGCTCGTTGCCCGTTGGCGCGCTGTGCATTCAGGAACAGGGCCGCGCGAAGCTCCACGCAGTAGTGGCGGCGCCCGATGGCGAATGCGTAGTGACTGCGATGCTATACGCCGCAGAAGGCGAATCCGCAGAGAGCTTTGGTTCGCGTGGCGCGAAGGTTCTGATCGATCAGGGCGCACGTGAGGTGCTGGCGGAAGGCTTTGCCGGGGTGGAGGCCGAGTAA